Within Rissa tridactyla isolate bRisTri1 chromosome 4, bRisTri1.patW.cur.20221130, whole genome shotgun sequence, the genomic segment GGCGGCCACGCAGGCTCCCCCGTGCCGGAGCGGGCTGGgcgcagggagggagctgggcagcgTGCGGTGCCTGCAGACCTGGCCGCCGGCTGGGAGCAGCTTGTGCGGGGGACAGGGAGGCTCTTTGGCGGGGGCGGTGACAGGGACACTGTGCTGGCTGGGGGCTGTAGGGGCCCGGGGAGCCGTGtctgtcccagctgctggctgagccAATGTGCCCGCAGTGTTTTAGAAGCATTGGTTTGCTCCCTAAGTACCGGCGCAGCACGGCAGTCTGCCCGGTGAGAGGGAGGGGTGTAGCTTAAGGCATTAGTACGCCATCGAGGTCGCGCGTCCCTGGGAAGGTTGGTGAGACACCTCTGAGGGCTGCCCCGGAGCTAGCACTCGCCTGTGACGTGGCTCTTTGGTTCCAGCTGGGAAGATGCCGGAGTGTGAAGGAGTTCGAGAAGCTGAATCGGATTGGAGAGGGCACCTACGGCATAGTGTGTAAGCGTGGTACTGGCTGTTCTCTCCgagcctggggcagagccagTTCCTGGGCAGAAGGAAGGGCTGCGGCCCATCTGCCCGCATCCTGGCAGTGGGAGCATGTTGGGCTGGGGGGTGCCATGATGGAGACCGAGGCCGAGAGGAGACTTGTCAGTGCAGGGGTCCTACTGGCTCACAATAAAGCCAGCGTTTGTCATCTGGGCCTGACTGCATGCCCTGTGCTGCTCTTTTAGACCGGGCCCGGGACACCCTGACGGATGAGACGGTGGCATTGAAGAAGGTGCGAATGGACAATGAGAAAGATGGTAATGGAGGAGCAGGGGCGACTCCTATGgtgggcaggagcatccctgtcccctgcTCGAGGCAGTTGTGCATCACAGCTGTTACTCTCCGCAGGAATGCCCATCAGCAGCCTGCGGGAGAtcaccctgctcctgcagcttcgGCACCCCAACATCGTGGAGCTGAAGGACGTGGTTGTAGGGAACCATCTGGAGAGGTGAgagtctcctcttctcctgccctctctgccTTTCAGACCCTTCTCCGTCCCCTGAGCTGCCTCTTGTGGCACAGACCTGCGCTGTGAGCGCTGGGACACCAGAGGAGTGTCCCGCAGGAGGCTCCTGACTGTGTCTTGTCTATGACAGCATTTTCCTGGTGATGGGGTACTGTGAGCAGGACCTAGCCAGCCTTCTCGAGAACATGCAGACACCTTTTTCAGAGGCTCAGGTAAAATTTGGGCTAAGCTTTAGTTATGTCAACAATGTCAACCCTGAGAGGGTGCTGCCACTCCAGCCAGACCGTGCTGGCCACGAGCATGGACTCCGCAGACCCTGTGATCCCTGGACCTTGTGTTGggcttcagcagagctggggagcacTGGGTGAGGCAGCATTCCTGGGCCGCGTGGGGAGCCTGGGCTTAGCTGGCTCTGGCAGAACACTCCAGGGACTTTCCAGGCTGGGTTTTGGGCTGGAACAAACTAGCAGAGAAacagaattatgaaaaaaatgtgtcCCCATACAGCCTGTGATCTACTCTGGGAGGACACAGGGACTGATGCACTGCAGAGCAGTGGCAGACCGCAGGGCACTCGAGTGGGTTTAACCTCTGGGGGcttgcctggctgctgctgctctcgcAGAGGTCAATGCTCCTGTTCTCTGTCTCCAGGTGAAGTGTATCATCCTGCAAGTCCTCAAGGGCCTGCAGTATCTTCATGAGAACTACGTCATCCACAGGTGGGAGCAGCAGGACGGACGTGGTGGGAAAGGGGACGCGGGGAGAAGGGGCTGACGGGAGGGAGCCTGCTGATCCTCTAACCATGGTGTGATTCTTCACCTCCCACGCCCATGTCCTGTGAGCAAGGAGCATagtgtggagtagctctgggtgAATCAGTAGCTCCATGTGGGAGCactggtggggcagggaggacactgaaTGATGGGATTCGCTTCTCCTTGTGATTCCCTCAGCTCTggggctctgcagctgcctgcaaGCCCTGGGGGAGAGCCATTGCTTGAAGGACGATGCTGACCAGCCACTCTCTGTTCCTTGGCAGGGATCTGAAGGTATCCAACCTGCTCATGACTGACAAAGGCTGTGTGAAGATAGGTGAGCCCCTGGCAGGCGCCACCGATGTGCCGACAGCTCTTCCTCCACACTGTGACACGGTTGGAGCAAGGAGCTTGCCTCTCTCCTGATCTCAAGTCTCTATTGCAGCTGATTTTGGACTGGCACGCTCCTATGGGATGCCACCAAAGCCGATGACCCCCAAAGTCGTCACGCTCTGGTGAGCGGTCAGTGTGGGGCACTGTGCTGGCTCAGGGTGATGCGGGTGAGTCCTCGCAGCGTGGCGAGGGCTTCCTTAACACTGAGTCCACCACAGACTCCTTGAGACGCTGCTGTCCCCCGCACAGGTACCGAGCACccgagctgctgctggggatgacAACCCAGACC encodes:
- the CDK10 gene encoding cyclin-dependent kinase 10 isoform X1, yielding MAEGGSADGELEPLRLRRLRGEGFFEVPAADRLGRCRSVKEFEKLNRIGEGTYGIVYRARDTLTDETVALKKVRMDNEKDGMPISSLREITLLLQLRHPNIVELKDVVVGNHLESIFLVMGYCEQDLASLLENMQTPFSEAQVKCIILQVLKGLQYLHENYVIHRDLKVSNLLMTDKGCVKIADFGLARSYGMPPKPMTPKVVTLWYRAPELLLGMTTQTTSIDMWAMGCILAELLAHKPLLPGTSEIHQIDLIVQLLGTPNENIWPGFSKLPLVSQYTLRKQPYNNLKHKFPWLSEAGLRLLNFLFMYDPKKRATAKDCLESSYFKEKPLPCEPELMPTFPHHRNKRAATTSAGTESQAKRSKP
- the CDK10 gene encoding cyclin-dependent kinase 10 isoform X2, whose amino-acid sequence is MDNEKDGMPISSLREITLLLQLRHPNIVELKDVVVGNHLESIFLVMGYCEQDLASLLENMQTPFSEAQVKCIILQVLKGLQYLHENYVIHRDLKVSNLLMTDKGCVKIADFGLARSYGMPPKPMTPKVVTLWYRAPELLLGMTTQTTSIDMWAMGCILAELLAHKPLLPGTSEIHQIDLIVQLLGTPNENIWPGFSKLPLVSQYTLRKQPYNNLKHKFPWLSEAGLRLLNFLFMYDPKKRATAKDCLESSYFKEKPLPCEPELMPTFPHHRNKRAATTSAGTESQAKRSKP